In the Methanofastidiosum sp. genome, CTTATATTCATGACATTGCTCTTCATATGGGCGCTCTATATGCTCTTAAGCAGAGGTCTTTAGATTGGCCTTATTTTTATGGCCAATTAAATGTTTAATATAAAACACAAATGTATAATTACTTCGCATAACAGTAATTATGCGAAAAAGAATCTAAATGTCAATTTCAATAATTTTTGAGATAATTCCTTCTATCTCTTTTGCCGTTTCTAAACTGATCATGCCAATACTTTTTAGCATTAGAGATTTGTTGATAGTAAATATTTTGAACGGCAATATCTCACTTTTCTTGACGAGGTGCCCTTCTTCCAGATCAACATCGTCAATGATAATGCTATCTTCAAAATTCCTGATCTTGCTTGTGATAGGTATGGCTATAACGGTATTGTGATTTATGTTATACTTTTCATTAGAAACGATGACGCAAGGCCTCTTCTTAAATTCATTTTTATCATCAAAAGGAAACAGGCCAAGCACTATTTCTCTTTGCCTAAAGATTGTCCCAGAGGTCATCTTCTTCATTGTCCCATATTTCTTTTAATTCAGGATCCATGGCAAAGATATTGTTTGATCTTAACGCATCGATCATTATGTCCTCTAGCTTATTTATCCGCACTTCTAGTTTGTGCAGCTTTTTATCAAAAATCTCCTCAACTTGCAAGTCCTTCACCTAGCCAACAATATAATGCATTTGTATATATAAAACTTTATGGACTAATCTTAACTATTCTAGCCCGAGAATAGACACTTATTTTTCAAATTGAACATTAATTTTAAGTCTAAATATTGAAATAAAGTCATTATGAACGTTAAATTAAAAAA is a window encoding:
- a CDS encoding type II toxin-antitoxin system PemK/MazF family toxin, translating into MKKMTSGTIFRQREIVLGLFPFDDKNEFKKRPCVIVSNEKYNINHNTVIAIPITSKIRNFEDSIIIDDVDLEEGHLVKKSEILPFKIFTINKSLMLKSIGMISLETAKEIEGIISKIIEIDI